A section of the Babylonia areolata isolate BAREFJ2019XMU chromosome 1, ASM4173473v1, whole genome shotgun sequence genome encodes:
- the LOC143285562 gene encoding geranylgeranyl pyrophosphate synthase-like — protein MDHLPTSTMPAETSEKILLEPYDYICQIPGKQIRTKLSAAFNHWLKIPQDKQKVIGDVIQMLHNASLIIDDIEDNSKLRRGIPVAHSIFGVAQTINSANYVYFLALDELNKLKNASATQVFTEQLLELHRGQGMDIYWRDAVICPTEDDYKLMVIRKTGGLFGLAVRLMQLFSENKSDFKPLLDVLGLYFQIRDDYANLLSDEYKANKSYCEDLTEGKFSFPIIHAVRADLTNTTLLNVLRQRTNDNDVKKYCVDYMKKMGSFDYTQSVLVDLEKKALALIESHGGNPHLSSLVKELSKVHTQPQPCSEDGATVVPRPPLAQHIPQRP, from the exons ATGGATCACTTGCCAACATCTACAATGCCAGCAGAGACATCTGAAAAG ATTCTGCTGGAGCCTTACGACTACATCTGTCAAATCCCAGGAAAGCAGATCAGAACTAAACTGTCAGCA GCTTTTAACCATTGGCTGAAAATTCCACAAGACAAACAGAAGGTGATTGGAGATGTTATACAGATGCTTCACAATGCCAGCCTGAT AATAGATGACATAGAAGACAATTCCAAGCTCCGAAGAGGAATTCCAG ttGCACACAGTATATTTGGTGTGGCCCAGACAATCAACTCTGCTAACTATGTATACTTCTTGGCTTTGGATGAACTGAATAAACTCAAAAATGCCAGTGCAACACAAGTCTTCACAG AACAGCTTCTGGAGTTGCACCGTGGTCAGGGCATGGACATATACTGGCGTGATGCAGTCATTTGCCCCACAGAGGATGATTACAAATTGATGGTTATACGCA AAACTGGTGGTCTGTTTGGTCTGGCTGTGAGGCTGATGCAGCTGTTCAGTGAGAACAAAAG tGACTTCAAACCTCTGTTAGACGTCCTGGGACTTTACTTTCAGATCAGGGATGACTACGCCAATCTGTTGTCGGATGAG TACAAAGCCAACAAGAGCTACTGTGAGGACCTGACAGAAGGCAAGTTCTCCTTCCCCATCATTCATGCTGTGCGAGCCGATCTCACCAACACCACTCTCCTCA ACGTGTTGCGGCAGCGTACCAATGACAATGACGTCAAGAAATACTGTGTGGACTACATGAAGAAGATGGGATCCTTTGACTACACCCAATCTGTGCTTGTTGACTTAGAAAAAAA AGCCTTGGCACTGATCGAGAGTCACGGAGGTAACCCCCACCTGTCCAGCCTCGTCAAGGAGCTGAGCAAAGTGCACACTCAGCCTCAGCCATGTTCTGAGGACGGGGCGACGGTGGTTCCAAGACCTCCCCTGGCACAACACATACCACAGAGACCCTAG
- the LOC143293096 gene encoding uncharacterized protein LOC143293096, which produces MSAVKLQMQLTDVMWEQVLCKHLLPYLSLKELFQLRGVSLEFRELVDFYFSHTFTVCIDKTCSAYFSSVAFEVLTKRNFCLKELTLDTAGTWLSDEALTVVLQNNPNLHTVDLSRCCFLTDVGVGAVGEHCVKLRRFSLVQCPQVTGRGLQSFIDNSACVEYINLSGCSGLTEDDLVNLATHCKEIKYFMLDMMYHLRDRTVAMIARSCPGLLQLNVQMSWRLTDHCIHVLGEFCPHLESLQVMNCQQISESSLAKLRERNVCIDKPDQHHSLMPAVRVRYQI; this is translated from the exons ATGTCTGCGGTTAAGCTGCAGATGCAACTTACTGATGTGATGTGGGAGCAGGTGCTTTGCAAGCACCTTCTTCCTTACTTATCTCTGAAAGAACTCTTCCAGCTACGTGGTGTTTCACTTGAATTCAGAGAACTTGTGGACTTCTATTTCAGCCATACATTCACAGTCTGTATCGACAAAACATGCTCAGCCTACTTCTCATCTGTGGCATTTGAAGTGCTGACAAAGAGAAACTTCTGTCTGAAGGAACTGACTCTGGATACAGCAGGAACATGGCTATCTGATGAAGCTCTTACAGTAGTGCTTCAGAATAATCCAAACTTACACACTGTTGACCTGTCCAGATGTTGTTTCCTCACTGACGTTGGTGTTGGTGCAGTCGGTGAGCACTGTGTGAAACTCCGTAGATTCAGCTTGGTGCAATGTCCCCAGGTGACAGGCAGAGGACTACAGTCATTCATCGACAACAGTGCCTGTGTTGAATACATAAATCTAAGTGGTTGTTCAGGACTCACCGAGGATGACCTTGTAAATTTGGCAACACACTGCAAAGA aATTAAATACTTCATGTTGGACATGATGTATCACTTAAGAGATCGTACTGTTGCAATGATTGCTCGCTCTTGTCCTGGATTACTGCAGCTGAATGTCCAGATGTCTTGGCGACTGACAGATCATTGTATACA TGTTCTAGGAGAGTTCTGCCCACATCTGGAATCCCTGCAGGTGATGAACTGTCAACAGATCAGTGAGAGCAGTTTGGCCAAACTTCGAGAAAGGAATGTTTGTATCGATAAGCCTGACCAGCACCACAGTCTTATGCCTGCAGTTAGGGTACGCTATCAAATATAG